In one Alnus glutinosa chromosome 12, dhAlnGlut1.1, whole genome shotgun sequence genomic region, the following are encoded:
- the LOC133852486 gene encoding MLO-like protein 4: MEGEAREGRSLSETPTWAVATVITVMVSFGFFFHGSLKRCGKWLDKTKRKPLLAALEKIKEELMLFGLLSLLMGHWIVFVAKICVKSSVLSSRFYPCESESDLRSAEHILVSVSHYLNNSVVREQMKNGLHNHCPEGHESFVSHESLEQLHRLVFVLGITHVAYSFFAIALAMIKIYSWRPWENEAKSMAIQSLQDTPQATPDNIRMRRLSTFIFHRTSHPWSQHRVLVWLLCFSRQCWSSINRADYMALRLGFITTHQLPLSYDFHNYMLRSMEEEFRDIVGINVPLWIYAICCLFLDFHGSNIYFWLSFLPAILILLLGTKLHRVVVKLAVEIMDKCPLEGFHQFKLRDDLFWFGKPKLLLWLIHLISFQNAFEMATFLWSLWEIREPSCFMENRRFLVIRLSFGIISQFWCSFITFPLYVIITQMGSRFKKSLISENVRKSLTGWQRRVKARHGSSVALLSATATTSPGSVGDEMGRIHDLASDSMEGSSSKDHHAT; the protein is encoded by the exons ATGGAGGGAGAAGCAAGGGAAGGACGATCCTTGTCTGAGACCCCCACTTGGGCTGTTGCAACTGTAATCACTGTCATGGTTTCTTTTGGATTCTTCTTTCATGGCTCTTTGAAACGCTGTGGAAAG TGGTTGGATAAGACTAAGAGAAAACCTCTACTTGCTGCCCTGGAGAAGATCAAGGAAG AGCTAATGCTTTTTGGACTTCTGTCGTTGTTGATGGGTCATTGGATTGTCTTTGTGGCCAAGATTTGTGTTAAATCGTCCGTCTTAAGCAGCCGATTTTATCCATGTGAATCGGAGAGTGATCTCCGATCAGCGGAGCACATTCTTGTTTCAGTTTCACATTATTTGAATAACTCCGTTGTCAGAGAACAGATGAAAAATGGGCTTCATAATCATTGTCCCGAG gGTCACGAATCATTTGTTTCTCATGAAAGTCTTGAGCAGCTTCATCGTCTTGTATTTGTTCTTGGCATTACCCATGTTGCTTACAGCTTTTTTGCCATTGCGTTGGCCATGATTAAG ATCTACAGCTGGAGACCATGGGAAAATGAAGCAAAGTCTATGGCTATTCAGAGCTTACAAG aCACTCCACAAGCTACTCCAGACAATATAAGAATGAGGCGACTGTCTACTTTCATTTTTCACCGCACGTCCCATCCATGGAGCCAGCACAGAGTTCTTGTTTGGCTG CTTTGCTTCAGCCGCCAGTGCTGGAGTTCTATAAATCGAGCTGACTACATGGCCTTGCGTTTAGGCTTCATCACT ACTCATCAACTTCCTCTATCATATGATTTCCATAATTATATGCTTCGAAGCATGGAGGAAGAGTTTCGTGATATTGTTGGAATTAA TGTGCCTCTCTGGATATATGCAATATGTTGCCTTTTTCTAGATTTTCATG GAAGCAATATCTACTTTTGGCTTTCCTTCCTTCCAGCAATT TTGATCCTGCTATTGGGTACTAAACTGCATCGGGTGGTGGTAAAGTTGGCTGTGGAAATCATGGACAAATGCCCATTAGAGGGATTCCATCAGTTTAAACTGAGGGATGATCTCTTTTGGTTTGGAAAGCCCAAGCTTCTTTTGTGGTTAATACATCTAATATCCTTCCAG AATGCATTCGAGATGGCAACATTCCTTTGGTCCTTG TGGGAAATTAGGGAGCCTTCTTGTTTCATGGAGAACCGCAGATTCCTTGTGATCCGTTTGTCGTTTGG GATCATCTCCCAATTCTGGTGTAGCTTTATTACATTCCCTCTCTATGTTATCATTACACAG ATGGGTTCGAGGTTCAAAAAGTCGTTAATTTCCGAAAATGTAAGAAAATCACTAACTGGATGGCAGAGGAGAGTGAAGGCCAGGCATGGTTCCTCTGTTGCACTCTTGAGTGCAACAGCAACTACATCCCCAGGTTCTGTGGGGGATGAGATGGGGAGAATTCATGATTTAGCCTCAGACAGCATGGAAGGAAGCTCCTCAAAAGATCATCATGCAACGTAA
- the LOC133851780 gene encoding ATP synthase subunit epsilon, mitochondrial: MSSAAVPFWRAAGMTYISYSNICANMVRNCLKEPFKTEALTREKVHFSISKWADGKPQQPTDRSDTPED; encoded by the exons atgtcGTCGGCGGCGGTGCCGTTTTGGAGAGCAGCGGGGATGACGTACATATCGTACTCGAACATATGCGCGAATATGGTGAGGAATTGCCTCAAGGAGCCTTTCAAGACCGAAGCCCTCACCCGCGAGAAGGTCCATTTCTCCATCTCCAAGTGGGCCGACGGCAAGCCCCAGCAACCCA CTGACCGCTCGGACACCCCAGAAGACTGA